Genomic DNA from Haloarcula marina:
CCTCACGAGCCATCGTTCACGAGGACGTCTACGAGGAGTTCGTCGCTGGCGTCGTCGACGCGGCCGAGTCCATCGACATCGGCGCCGGACTGGACGGCGCGGACATGGGGCCGCAGGTCGCCGAGAGCGAACGCGACAGCACCCTCGAATACGTCGGCATCGGCGTCGACGAAGGCGCGACGCTCGAAACGGGGAGCGACGAGGCCAGCGAGGGCGACGGCTACTTCGTCGAACCCGCCGTCTTCTCGGACGTGGACCCCGACATGCGCATCGCCCAAGAGGAAATCTTCGGCCCGGTACTGGCGGTCATCCCCGTCAGTAGCTACGAGGAAGCCGTCGACGTCGCCAACGGCGTCGAGTACGGCCTCTCGGCCAGCATCGTCACGCAGGACCTCTCGGAGGCCCACGACTTCGTCGACGACTCCGAATCCGGCGTCGTGAAGGTCAACGAGAAGACGACGGGGCTGGAACTGCACGTCCCCTTCGGCGGGATGAAGAACTCCTCCAGCGAGACGTACCGCGAACAGGGCGACGCGGGACTGGACTTCTACACCCTCTCGAAGACGGTGTACCTGAACTACTGAGTCCGCACCCGACGTTTTTCACGGCGCGAGCAGTTCTATCGGATGTCGGGGCTGTCGTTCGAGGAGCGCGTCTATCTGTTCGAGACACGAGGTCCCGCTGGCGACGACCGGGCGGTCCCGAACGTCCTGGGCCTCGAACTGCTCTCGTAGGCGGTCACCAACGTCCATGCTGAGTTCGTAGTAGTCACTCTTGTAGCCGAAACTCCCGGCCATCCCGCAACACTCTACCTCTGAGGTCGTCACGTCGTAGCCACACTCCTCCAAGACGGCGACCGTGTGAGCTTCGAGGCCGAGCGTCCGTTGCTGGCAGTGACTGTGGTAGGCGATTTCGGGCGTCTCGACGCGGCCGAGCGAATCCGCGCTGGCCCCGTGCTCCAGCAGGCCGTAGACGTACTCCATGACCTCGTAGCTGTGCTCGGCGAGGGTCTCGAAGGTCGCAGTATCGAGCAGTTTCTCGTACTCCGAACAGAACATCGCGTGGTCGCTCGGTTCGACGACGACCACGTCTCGGCCCGCCTCGACGTGCGGCGAGAGTCCCTCTGCGACCCGTTCGGCGTGGTCCTGTGCGGTGGCTATCATCCCCTGTGAGAACGGCGCGCGACCGCTGGAGGCGACGGACGGGACGACAACGTCGACGCCGAGTGCTTCGAGGACCTTCACGGCCGCTTTCCCGCGGTCGACTTGCACGTGGTTCGTGTACACGTCGGGATAGAGAACCGCGCGGCGGTCGGGGTTCGAGACGGTCGACTCGCGCGCGGCGAACCACTCGACGAACGTCTCGCGCTGGAACTGCGGGAGGTCCCGACGCGGGTCGACGCCGACGGTACGGTCCATGAGCCACCGAGCCGTCTGCGTGTCGGCCAGCCAGTTCGAGAGGGGGGCGGTGGCGCTCCCGAGTTTCGCCATCGTCTCGAAGTTGCCGAAGAATCGTTTCTGGAGCGGCGCGCCTTCGTCCTCGTCGTCGGGCGTGAGGCCGTCGACCAGCCACGCCGCCGGAGCGTCCCCATCGCGGTTGATTCGGTCGCGGACGACCGTGTTTATCCACGGAATGTCTATCTTCACTGGGCACGCGGTGGTGCAGCGGCTACACCCGGTACAGAGGTCGTTGAACTCGGCGGCGGTGTCGAGGCCTTCGATGCCCGCTTCCCATCCGGTGGCGATGCCGCCCGAGTACGTCTCGCCGCCGAAGGCGTGGCCGCCGACGCTCTGGAAGTTCGCACACGAATTGGCGCAGGCGGAACAGCGGATACAGTACAGCGTCTCTTCGAGGTGTTCGTCCTCGCGCATGTCCATGCGGCCGTTGTCGATGAGCACGAGGTGGAAATCCCGGTCGGCGTCGAACTCCGAGAGGGGCGTATCATCGTCCGAGAAGTCCACGACGGGTGTCTCGACGGGCGGAGTCAACAACGAGACGTAGGAGGTGATGTCCTGTCCGGTCCCCGACCGCCCGATGAGTTCGACGAACGGATGAAAGTCGGCCACCGAGGGGACGACTTTCTCGACGCCCGCGACGGTAATCTGGGTGTCTGTCGCGGCCACCGTCTTGCGGGCGTTGCCCTCGCTGGTCACCAGCGCCATGGTCCCGGAGTCGGCCGCGAGGAAGTTCGCGCCGGTGATACCGACTTCGCTGTCGACGATTTGCTCGCCGAGTTTCTCGCGAGCGAAGTGGGTGAGTTCTTCCGCGGTCTCCAGGGGTTCGTCGGGGTCGAAGACCTCGTTGAAGAGGTCGGCGATAGACTCGCGAGATTTGTGGATTGCGGGGGCGACGATGTGGGAGGGCGCTTCGTCGGCCACTTGAAGGACCCACTCACCGAGGTCGGTTTCGACCACGTCGACGCCGTCACTCTCCAGTGCCTCGTTGACCTCGATTTCCTCGCTGGTCATGGACTTGCTCTTGACGACGCGGTCGGCGTCCCGGTCGGCCACGACCTCGCGAATGTAGGCGTTGGCGTCCGCGGCGTCGTCGGCGACGTACACCGTCCCGCCGTTCTCGGCGACTGACTCCTGCAACTGTTCGAGGAGTTCGGGGAGTCGCTCGATGGCGTCTTCCTTGATGGCGCGGGCCTCGGTCTTCAGGTCCTCGTAGTCCTCCAGTTCGGCGACCGAGCGGTAGCGGCCCTCGTTGAAACCGCGCGTGTTCTCCGCGACGGCCGCGCCCTCGGTCCGCATCAGTTCTCGAATGTCGTCTGCCTTCGACATACTCACTCGGCCTCCACGAGGAGGACGGCTACCGACTTCGGCCCATGTGCACCCCTGACGAGTGCGCCCATGTCCGCCGTCGCACTCGGCCCCGTCGCGAAGATGGTGCTCCCGCGCGTCTCCCGAAGGTCGGCGTCTACTGCGGCGATGGCGTCGTCCATCGTCGCCAGCACGTCTTCTTCGCGGAGGACGACGACGTGGTGGTCGACGAACAGACTAACGAGTTCACTCCCGCGGTCGGTGAGACGGAGACTCAGCGTTCCGTAGTCGCCGACGCCGAACGCCGCGGCCGTCACACCCGTCGTCGCCTCGCGGAGTTCGACTGGCGTCGGGTCGACAGAGACTGCGGTGTCGTCGAGTGAGAAGTCTCGGCCGTCGAACTGTCCGTCGAGTGCGACGCCGACCGCAGGTGGGTCGACAGCCTCGTCGACGGCCGCGGCGAACCCCGTCTGAGAGACGGTAGTCACCGGAACGTCGTACGCCGAGAGTGACGACTCGAACGCGCCGAGCGTGTCAGTAGCCATTGGTGTGCGGACACACGGAACACACGTGTATAAACGTTCGAGGTCCCGCGTCTCGGGCGGTTACTGACGTTCCGCGACGACCGGATT
This window encodes:
- a CDS encoding LUD domain-containing protein; this encodes MATDTLGAFESSLSAYDVPVTTVSQTGFAAAVDEAVDPPAVGVALDGQFDGRDFSLDDTAVSVDPTPVELREATTGVTAAAFGVGDYGTLSLRLTDRGSELVSLFVDHHVVVLREEDVLATMDDAIAAVDADLRETRGSTIFATGPSATADMGALVRGAHGPKSVAVLLVEAE
- a CDS encoding LUD domain-containing protein; this encodes MSKADDIRELMRTEGAAVAENTRGFNEGRYRSVAELEDYEDLKTEARAIKEDAIERLPELLEQLQESVAENGGTVYVADDAADANAYIREVVADRDADRVVKSKSMTSEEIEVNEALESDGVDVVETDLGEWVLQVADEAPSHIVAPAIHKSRESIADLFNEVFDPDEPLETAEELTHFAREKLGEQIVDSEVGITGANFLAADSGTMALVTSEGNARKTVAATDTQITVAGVEKVVPSVADFHPFVELIGRSGTGQDITSYVSLLTPPVETPVVDFSDDDTPLSEFDADRDFHLVLIDNGRMDMREDEHLEETLYCIRCSACANSCANFQSVGGHAFGGETYSGGIATGWEAGIEGLDTAAEFNDLCTGCSRCTTACPVKIDIPWINTVVRDRINRDGDAPAAWLVDGLTPDDEDEGAPLQKRFFGNFETMAKLGSATAPLSNWLADTQTARWLMDRTVGVDPRRDLPQFQRETFVEWFAARESTVSNPDRRAVLYPDVYTNHVQVDRGKAAVKVLEALGVDVVVPSVASSGRAPFSQGMIATAQDHAERVAEGLSPHVEAGRDVVVVEPSDHAMFCSEYEKLLDTATFETLAEHSYEVMEYVYGLLEHGASADSLGRVETPEIAYHSHCQQRTLGLEAHTVAVLEECGYDVTTSEVECCGMAGSFGYKSDYYELSMDVGDRLREQFEAQDVRDRPVVASGTSCLEQIDALLERQPRHPIELLAP